Sequence from the Streptomyces sp. NBC_00440 genome:
CAGGAAGCCAGTGCACCCTCAGTACGGTGTCAGCGGTCATCGTGCGGAGAGCTTGGCCAGGATGCGGCGGGCAGCGAGGGCACCGGTGTCGATGTTGATGCTGAGTTCCTGGTAGCCGGCGGGCTCGGTGTCCAGGCACCGCTGCAGCAGGTTGAGGGCATCGACATCCTGCATCACCACGGTGTGGTTGAAGTCCCCCAAGAACGTGGTGACCTCCTCCTCCTGGACCGCGAAGTTCCGCGAGACGGCCCAGAAGTCGTAGACCTTGCCCGGCGCAGAAGGCGTGATCGCATAGGTGATCTCGGTACGGAAGACGGGCTCCGCCTGCCCGGTGGGGCTGATCCGGCTGTGCAGCAGGTACAGGCAGGGCGCGTGGTACTCGATGTCCTGCAGCCGCTGGATCCGCCCCTTGATCCCGGTCGAGCGGGCGTAGAAGGGAGGGCATTCGGCATCGAGCATATGGCGGGAAACGCGGACCGCATTTCGCTCCACGTCGACGTCCGTGGTGATCGGCGTCTCCGCGACCTCGGGGGTGCCGATGTATCCGCCGTGCAGGTAGGTCTCGTGGGAAAGGTCCATGAGGTTGTCGACGAGCAGACCGTAGTGCGCGTCGATCGGCTCCATGCCGCTGATCGTCGTCCAGTCGTCGGCGGTGAGGTGCGGCGCGCGTGGGATCGCAGCCGGATCGGCCTTCTCGGGGTCGCCGATCCATACCCAGATGAACGAGTCGACCTCCGCCACCGGGTAGGACGTCACTCGCGCGGTACGGGGGATGCGCTGCTGGCCGGGGACGGAAACGCAGGTGCCGGCCGTGTCGTAGGTGAAGCCGTGGTACCCGCACACCACGCGGTCGCCGTCCAGGTGGCTCTCGGAAAGCGGGAAGCGGCGGTGAACGCAGCGGTCGGCAAGCGCGACAGCTCGTCCGTCCTCGGTTCGGTAGAGGGCGAGCGGCTCACCGAGGAGGGTGCGGCCGAGCAGTTCCCGTCCGACTTCGGTAGACCACGCGGCCACGTACCACTGGTCACGAGCGAAGTCGGAAGGGTTGGTGGAAAGGCCGGTCATGGCAGGGGTCCCTCCCTGAGATGTGTGATGCGGCGCTGGTGCGCTGCCACTGCACGACAGGGTGCTGGTCAGTCATTCGGCGCACAACGCGACTTTTGTCAGGCGGAACCATTGGCGGAACTCAACCAGAGCCGTTGCCTGGTCGTATTTCGGGCCGCCATCCCAATGCCCGGGAGATGCCCCGCCCAGCCAGCCGCACGGCCGGGACGAGAGCCGGCGTCTGCGCACCTTCCCAAGGGACCACAATCGAGACGGCTGCCACGACGTCACCGCGTAGTCCGCGCACCGGTGCAGCGACAGAGAGGGCATCCCCGGTGATCTGGCGGTCGCTCACCGCGACACCAGAGCGCCGTACTTCGGCAAGGGTGCGCTGCAGCCGCGCTGGGTCGGTGAGGGTAAAGGGAGTGAATGCGGACAGCTCGCTGGCGCAATAACGGTCCTGGATTTCATGCGGCCCGTGCGCAAGCAGTACCAGTCCGACGCCGGTGGCATGCAACGGCCAGCGGGCGCCTATCTGGGAACGGACACCGATGGCTGAGCGGCCGGAGAGCCGTTCGATGTAGACAACGTCCTGCCCGTCGCGCACGGCCAGATGCACATTCTCGTGGGTGGCCTCGTACAGGTCCTCCAAGAAGGGCAGCGCCGCCTGCCGTAGTGCCACCCCGCGCGGGGCCAAGGCAGCGACCTCCCACAACCGAAAGCCGATCTGGTACAGCCCCGTCTCGTCCCGCTCCAGAGCCCCCCACGAAGTGAGCGTGGCAACGAGGCGGTGTGCGGTGGGCAGCGTCAGGTCAGCGCGCCGGGCGATGTCGGTGAGTGCGAGCGTCGGGTGTGCCTGCTCGAACGCCGACAAGACAGCGAGCAGGCGATCGGCGGCAGACCGCGGTTCTGGTACCACGGGTTCAAAGGGCGTCGCCATCGCTCGTTCTCCTTCGATATCAGGTGTGTGAGAACCGTTGGCAGCACCAGATCGTCCCGGCTCAGGACGGGATCGGCTACAAGATCCTGCCCGCCCGCACACTGCGGGCCACGGACAAGTACGCGGTCGAGCATGCTTTTCGGCTCGCTGAAGACGATGCTGCTCGAACACCTGCTGGGGTTCACCGGCACGGATGTCGTCGCTCAGGGAGAGGATCCCGAAGCCGACGCGGTGCTGACCATCGGGCACATGAAACACGTCATCGCGACCCGGATCGTGAAGAACTGGCGGAAGCACCCAGCTGAGCGAGTACGCGCAAAGCTGTGGTGCCCCGGGGCACCACAGCTCGACGGACTACCTGTTCGCCGCGGCGTTGCGCCGAAGGCGGTGAGTGGTCTCGTTTCGTGTGCTGGTCACTTCTGTCGTTCCTTGAGCTCTTCGAGGATGCGGGGGTGCAGGGCGTCCATCCGCCAGAAGCACATGACCAGGAGCTGGAGCAGCAGCAGGGCGATCGGCGCTCCGTAGTAGAGCCAGCGCAGGCCGTTCACGGTGGCTGCGGCCACGTGGTCGGGGTCGAAGGCTGTCCAGGCGAGGGCGCCGGCGACGAGGGCGCTGCCCAGTGCGGTGCCGAGTTTGGTGGCGAGGGACTGGGCGGCGTTCAGCAGTCCGGTGGCCCGGTTGCCGAACTTCCACTCGTGGTAGTCGACCGAGTCTGCGACGAGGGTGAAGCTGGAAGTGAGGCTGAGGCTGATGACCAGGCAGGCGCACGTGTACACGATGATCAGCAGCGGGAGGACCGACTCGGTGAAGGGCATGACGAGATACAGCAGGGCGCCGACGGCCAGAGCGAGGACGTTGCCGCGCCGCTTGCCGAAACGGGCGAAGTAGCGGGGGGCTGCCAGTGAGCCGACGAGCAGGGAGCCGGAGATCAGCGGGAGCAGGATGGAGATGGTCCAGGGTTCCTTGAGGACGTACAGGGAGAAGTAGACGGTGACGGTGGTGAGCAGTCCCAGTCGGGTGAAGTTGACCACCATGAACAGGGCGGCGAGGACCCAGGGGCCGTTGTGCAGGCCCTGCCTGACCGTGGTCCAGGCGCCGGTGAAGGTCTTGCCGGCCGCTTCCGTCGCGGGCAGGTCGCCGTAGTGCTCAGTGGTGGCGCGGAAGGTGAGCAGGAAGAAGACGGCACTTCCGGTGCCGAGAAGGATGGCGGTGAGGAGGTAGCCGCGTTCCTCGCTGCCGCCGCCGAACGCGGTGACCAGGTGCGGGGTGGCCACGGCGACGAAGATGGTGCCGATCGACATGCCGACGGCGCGGGCGGTGCCCAGTTGCATGCGCTCGTGGCTGTCGCGGGTCATGAGCGGCATGAGGGAGCCGTAGGGGATGTTGACGACCGAGTACACGACGCCCATCAGCAGGAACGTGACGGCCGCGTAGACGACCTTGCCCGTGTGGGAGACGTCGGGTGAGACGAAGGCCAGTACGGAGAGCACGCCGAAGGGGACCGCGCCGTAGAGCAGGTAGGGGCGGGCGCGCCCGTGGCGGCTGCGGGTGCGGTCGACGGCCGCCCCGACCACGGGGTCGGCGACCGCGTCCAGGACGCGGGCGAGAAGCATGAGAGTGCCGGCGACGGCCGCCGATATGGCGGCGACGTTCGTATAGAAGTACAGCAGGAAGCTGCCGGTGAAGTTCCACGACAGGTTGGAAGCGAGGTCGCCGAGGCCGAAGCCCAGCTTCTCCTTGCGGGACAACGGTCGCGGACCAGCCTGTACGGGCGCAGCCGCAAGCATCGGGTCTGTCATGTGCACGCACGCTCACTTCGTTGTGAAGACAGAAACGGGTACGAGAGTGGCGGGCGCGGGCCTGCTGCGGCTCGGCGGACCCCACCGTGTCCGACCTGCGGCGCACTGGGCGTCCCGGTGAGGTCGATGGCCGAAAACGTGTCACGCCGACAGCCCAACGTCAATACAGAATTCTGTTTTTGTTTCCTCGGTTCCCGGTCTTGACCGGGGGCTATGGCCGACCTAGATTCAGAATCTCGATTCCGTTTATTCGATCTGGGGCTGCTCGTGCACTTCTCCGTGTTCCTCGTCGGCCGTTCCACCGGTCCCGACGACGACTCCTACGTCATCCAGACCCTGGCCGACCACGCGCTGGAGGCCGACCGGCTCGGCTTCGACGCCGTCTTCCTGCCCGACCACCACTTCACCGGCTACGCGCCGATGGCATCGGATCCATTCCTGTTCGCGGCCTACCTGGCCGGCCGGACACAGAACGTGCACTACGGCTTCTCGGTGACCACGCTGCCGCTGCACCACCCGGTCCGCTTCGCCGAGCGGGTGAACCTCCTCGACCACCTCACCGGCGGGAAGCTGCTGGTCGGCATCGGCTCGGGCACCACCCCCGAGGAGACCATCGGCTTCGGCGTGAACTTCCAGGACTCCAAAAACCTCATGGACGCCCAGGCCGAACTGGTCCAGCGGCTGTGGGCGAAGAAGGTCGAGGACGAGCCCATCGAGTTCGAGCACGGCCCCTACAAGGGCGCCGTGGTCCAGCGAATCGTGCCCGCCCCCTACAGCGACCGTCACCGCCTGATGAGCGTGGCGATGCGCGAAACCAGCACCGCACGCGCCGCGAAGTACGGCTGGCCCGCCTTCATCCCCGCCTTCGTCCCGCCGATCCCAGCGAGCGGGGAGCCGTCGACCGCCTTCCAGAAATACCTCGACGCCTACCGGGCGGCCATGGCCGGCTCCGGACAGCCGCAGAACGTCATCGACGACTCCATGTCCTGGACCACCCACTCCTACCAGTGCGTGCACGTCGCACCCACCGACGAGCAGGCCCGGGAGGAACTGGACATCATCCTCGGCGCCTACCAGGAAGCCATCGAGCGCGAGCACGCCTTCAACAAGCGGGCCGAAGCCATCAGCGGCGTCGACCTGCCCGACCCGCCGAACGCACTGTCCGAGGACTGGATCCGCACCTGGTGCCTGTACGGCAGCCCGGAGACGGTCGCCGAACAGCTGCGCCACTACGAGCAGCTGGGTGTCGGCAACATCCTCATGGGCTTCACCAACGGCCCCCTCACCCCCGAGCGCTACGCCCTCACCCAGTCCTCGCTGCGCCTGTTCGCCGACGAGGTCATGCCCCGCTTCCGCTCCACCGACCAGTAAGGCAGCTCCACACCATGAGTCACCTCATCGTCGGTATCGGCGGCACCACCCGCCCCGGCTCCAGCAGCGAACTGGCCGTGCGCACCGCCCTCGCCGCCACCGAGCGGCGCGGCGCCCGCACCGTGCACTTCGGGGGCGACTTCCTCGCCGCACTCCCTCACTACGCCCCGGAGCGCCCCGAACGCACTGAGGAGCAGAAGCGCCTGGTCGAGGCCGTGCGGCAGGCCGACGGGCTGGTCATCGGCTCGCCCGGCTACCACGGCGGCATCTCCGGACTGGTCAAGAACGCCGTCGACCTGCTGGAGGACCTGCGCGACGACGACCGCGTCTACTTCGACGGCCGCGCCGTCGGCCTGGTCGTCACCGCGGCCGGCTGGCAGGCGTGCGGGACCACGCTGAGCGCCCTGCGTAACGTTGTCCACGCCATGCGGGGCTGGCCGACACCGCTGGGCGTCACCCTCAATTCAGCACGAACCAGGCTTTTCGAGGCCGACGGCACCTGCGCGGACTCCGCCGCCGCCGACCAGCTGGCGATGCTCGGCGGCCAGGTGCACGACTTCGCGCTGCGGCACGCCGCGGCCCCGGCCGCCGTGCGCGCCGCCTGAAACCGGCAGCCGCGTCATCCGGCGTGCCCACCCACCCCCGCGATGGCGCAGGCACGCCGGCCGCCCTCCACTCCGCACGACAGCTCACCGACGAAGGCCCTGTGACCCCGTGAACGACCCGGACAACCTCGACCTGCTGGCCCGCCTCACCGCCGGCGCCGACATGCATACCACGCACCGAAACCCCGAGCACCATGTGCGCGCTCTGCGCCTGGTCGACGGCCCCATGGGCGTCACCGGCGGCCTCCTCGACGAGCGGGACATCTCGCTGTTGGCGCCCTGCGGCACCGCGCTGGCCGCCACCTTCAACCGCACCACCGTGGAGGCGGTCGGGGAACTGCTCGGGGAACAGGCCGCCGCGCGCGACGTCGACGTCCTGCTCGGCCCCAACCTGAACCTGAGCCGCAGCCCGGCGGGCGGCCGCAACTTCGAGCACTTCGGTGAGGACCCCTACCTCGCCGGCGTCCTCGGGGCCGCCTGGATCACCGGTGTGCAGAGCAAGGGTGTCGCGGCCTGCGCCAAGCACCTGGTGTGCAACGACACCGAGACAGGCCGCCACGGCTACGACGTCCAGATCGACGAACAGACCCTCCACGAAGTCTATTTGGCGCCCTTCGCCGCCGCCGCGCGCGCCGGCGTATGGGCCATGATGGCCGCCTACAACAAGGTCAACGGCCAGCACTGCGCCGAACACCCCGAGCTGCTTACCCGCGTCCTGCGCGAGCAGTGGAACTGGGACGGCGTGGTGATGTCCGACTGGTTCGGCACCCACTCCACCACCGCCTCCCTCACCGCGGGCCTCGACCTGGAGATGCCAGGGCCCGCCCGCCATCTCGGTCCCGCCGCCGCCGGGGCCGTGCGGGCCGGCGACGTCGCCGCGTCCACGGTCGAGCGGGCCGCCGAACGCTTGGCCCTGCTGTCCCGGCGCACCGCCGGACGCACCGCTCCCACCCGGCCGGCCGCCGAGACCCGGCGGGTGCTGCACGAGGCGGCGGCAGACTCCTTCGTCCTGCTGAAGAACGACCGCACACTCCTGCCCCTCGCCGCTGACACGACCGTCGCGGTTCTCGGCCCCCACGCCGACCAACCCGCCTACCAAGGGGGCACCTTCGCCCGCATCGCCCTCGGCCCCGAGGTCCGCACACCCCTGGCGGCACTGCGCCAGGCACTCGGCCCCCGGGTCACGGCCCACGAGCCCGGCGCACCGTCCGAGTCCCGCGTGCCCTCCCTGCTGCCCCTCGGCCCCCGGGCCACCGGTTCACCCGGCGCACCCGGTTTCACCGTCACCTACCACCACGTCAACACCGACGGCGCGGTGTCCGAGCCTCTGGCCACCGACACCCGGGCCACCGGGATCCTGGTGTGGTTCACCGAACTGCCCGGCATCGGCGCCCTGGCCGACCTGCCACCCGGGTCCAACGGGCTCGTACGGGCTTCGTGCCTGCTCACACCCGAAACCGACGGCACCTACGACTTCCACTTCGCCGGCACCGGCGACGTACGCCTGCTGATCGACGGTCGGGAGACCGGACGAGGGGGTTCCCGGGCACTTGCCGCCGACGTGATGGGAGCACTGCTGCACGGAGACGTCACCCGGGCCCCCGTCGAGCTGACAGCCGGCCGGCAGGTCCGCATCGACTTCGAGATGAGCTTCACCGGCGGCGGCCGCGCCCAGGGCATGCAATTCGGCGGACATGCCGCCGTGCCGACCGATCTGGCCGAGCGCGCGGTGCACGCCGCACGAGAGGCGGACGCCGCGATCGTATTCGCCGGAGTCTCCCAGGACAGTTCACTGGAGAGCCAGGACCGTGACTCCCTCGCCCTGCCCGCCGCCCAGACCAAACTGATCGAGCAGGTCTGCGCGGCCAACCCGCGCACCGTCGTGGTGGTCAACGCCCCCTTCGCCGCGGACATGCCGTGGGCCGACCGGGCAGCGGCCGTCCTGCTGACCTGGTTCCCCGGCCAGGAGTACGGACCCGCCCTGGCCGACGTCCTGACCGGGGCACTGGTACCCGGCGGACGACTCCCGGTCACGCTGGCCCGCGCGGACACCGACCACGCCGTGACAGCGACCGCCCCGTCCGACGACGGCCGCCTCACCTACACCGAAGGCGTCCTGACCGGCTACCGGCACTTCGACGCCCTGCACACAACACCCCGCTTCTGCTTCGGCCACGGCCTCGGATACGGCGACATCCGCTGGCGCGCCGCGCACCTGCACACCGACCCCACCAGCCGGCACCTCGCCCTGGCCGGAGTCACGCTCAACAACGCGGCAGGGCGGGTCGGCAAGGAAGTGATCCAGGTGTACGCCGCCCCGCTCACGGACACCAATACCGCGGAACCCGGCCGCCCCGAACAACACCTGGTGGGCTTCGCCGCCGTCCACGTCCCCCCCGGGCCGGCGGAGCTGCGGGTCGACATCCCCCTGAACGTGCAGGACTTCAGCATGTGGGACACCCGGGCAGGCAGCTGGCAGCCGCGGGCAGGCCGGTGGGAGATCCGCCTGGCCCGCTCCAGCCGGGACATCTTCCAGCGCTTCCGTGTCTACATCGACCGGGACGGCAATTTGCTCACGGGCCCGATCGGTTGAAACCCGCGGCGCCGGACGCAAGGGCGTCTGGCGCCGAGATCTCAGGACCCCGACGACCTGTCGAAGCACAAGAACGACAACGTCATCGCACCG
This genomic interval carries:
- a CDS encoding aromatic ring-hydroxylating dioxygenase subunit alpha, which produces MTGLSTNPSDFARDQWYVAAWSTEVGRELLGRTLLGEPLALYRTEDGRAVALADRCVHRRFPLSESHLDGDRVVCGYHGFTYDTAGTCVSVPGQQRIPRTARVTSYPVAEVDSFIWVWIGDPEKADPAAIPRAPHLTADDWTTISGMEPIDAHYGLLVDNLMDLSHETYLHGGYIGTPEVAETPITTDVDVERNAVRVSRHMLDAECPPFYARSTGIKGRIQRLQDIEYHAPCLYLLHSRISPTGQAEPVFRTEITYAITPSAPGKVYDFWAVSRNFAVQEEEVTTFLGDFNHTVVMQDVDALNLLQRCLDTEPAGYQELSINIDTGALAARRILAKLSAR
- a CDS encoding MFS transporter, with the protein product MTDPMLAAAPVQAGPRPLSRKEKLGFGLGDLASNLSWNFTGSFLLYFYTNVAAISAAVAGTLMLLARVLDAVADPVVGAAVDRTRSRHGRARPYLLYGAVPFGVLSVLAFVSPDVSHTGKVVYAAVTFLLMGVVYSVVNIPYGSLMPLMTRDSHERMQLGTARAVGMSIGTIFVAVATPHLVTAFGGGSEERGYLLTAILLGTGSAVFFLLTFRATTEHYGDLPATEAAGKTFTGAWTTVRQGLHNGPWVLAALFMVVNFTRLGLLTTVTVYFSLYVLKEPWTISILLPLISGSLLVGSLAAPRYFARFGKRRGNVLALAVGALLYLVMPFTESVLPLLIIVYTCACLVISLSLTSSFTLVADSVDYHEWKFGNRATGLLNAAQSLATKLGTALGSALVAGALAWTAFDPDHVAAATVNGLRWLYYGAPIALLLLQLLVMCFWRMDALHPRILEELKERQK
- a CDS encoding glycoside hydrolase family 3 protein; the protein is MNDPDNLDLLARLTAGADMHTTHRNPEHHVRALRLVDGPMGVTGGLLDERDISLLAPCGTALAATFNRTTVEAVGELLGEQAAARDVDVLLGPNLNLSRSPAGGRNFEHFGEDPYLAGVLGAAWITGVQSKGVAACAKHLVCNDTETGRHGYDVQIDEQTLHEVYLAPFAAAARAGVWAMMAAYNKVNGQHCAEHPELLTRVLREQWNWDGVVMSDWFGTHSTTASLTAGLDLEMPGPARHLGPAAAGAVRAGDVAASTVERAAERLALLSRRTAGRTAPTRPAAETRRVLHEAAADSFVLLKNDRTLLPLAADTTVAVLGPHADQPAYQGGTFARIALGPEVRTPLAALRQALGPRVTAHEPGAPSESRVPSLLPLGPRATGSPGAPGFTVTYHHVNTDGAVSEPLATDTRATGILVWFTELPGIGALADLPPGSNGLVRASCLLTPETDGTYDFHFAGTGDVRLLIDGRETGRGGSRALAADVMGALLHGDVTRAPVELTAGRQVRIDFEMSFTGGGRAQGMQFGGHAAVPTDLAERAVHAAREADAAIVFAGVSQDSSLESQDRDSLALPAAQTKLIEQVCAANPRTVVVVNAPFAADMPWADRAAAVLLTWFPGQEYGPALADVLTGALVPGGRLPVTLARADTDHAVTATAPSDDGRLTYTEGVLTGYRHFDALHTTPRFCFGHGLGYGDIRWRAAHLHTDPTSRHLALAGVTLNNAAGRVGKEVIQVYAAPLTDTNTAEPGRPEQHLVGFAAVHVPPGPAELRVDIPLNVQDFSMWDTRAGSWQPRAGRWEIRLARSSRDIFQRFRVYIDRDGNLLTGPIG
- a CDS encoding IclR family transcriptional regulator; this encodes MATPFEPVVPEPRSAADRLLAVLSAFEQAHPTLALTDIARRADLTLPTAHRLVATLTSWGALERDETGLYQIGFRLWEVAALAPRGVALRQAALPFLEDLYEATHENVHLAVRDGQDVVYIERLSGRSAIGVRSQIGARWPLHATGVGLVLLAHGPHEIQDRYCASELSAFTPFTLTDPARLQRTLAEVRRSGVAVSDRQITGDALSVAAPVRGLRGDVVAAVSIVVPWEGAQTPALVPAVRLAGRGISRALGWRPEIRPGNGSG
- a CDS encoding NADPH-dependent FMN reductase is translated as MSHLIVGIGGTTRPGSSSELAVRTALAATERRGARTVHFGGDFLAALPHYAPERPERTEEQKRLVEAVRQADGLVIGSPGYHGGISGLVKNAVDLLEDLRDDDRVYFDGRAVGLVVTAAGWQACGTTLSALRNVVHAMRGWPTPLGVTLNSARTRLFEADGTCADSAAADQLAMLGGQVHDFALRHAAAPAAVRAA
- a CDS encoding LLM class flavin-dependent oxidoreductase; translated protein: MHFSVFLVGRSTGPDDDSYVIQTLADHALEADRLGFDAVFLPDHHFTGYAPMASDPFLFAAYLAGRTQNVHYGFSVTTLPLHHPVRFAERVNLLDHLTGGKLLVGIGSGTTPEETIGFGVNFQDSKNLMDAQAELVQRLWAKKVEDEPIEFEHGPYKGAVVQRIVPAPYSDRHRLMSVAMRETSTARAAKYGWPAFIPAFVPPIPASGEPSTAFQKYLDAYRAAMAGSGQPQNVIDDSMSWTTHSYQCVHVAPTDEQAREELDIILGAYQEAIEREHAFNKRAEAISGVDLPDPPNALSEDWIRTWCLYGSPETVAEQLRHYEQLGVGNILMGFTNGPLTPERYALTQSSLRLFADEVMPRFRSTDQ